In a genomic window of Sporosarcina trichiuri:
- a CDS encoding putative bifunctional diguanylate cyclase/phosphodiesterase translates to MEQTSQRGTIPKFLVSVVAIIFLSSLASEVLIAVLQSYTGSVPGESFLRTGILFLFAVPALTVALKQGSRAEWRLQRQLEENRLIQKQLMRSNIELEYNAAHDALTGLPNRLKLFSDLELKTSSWKEFSVLSLDLDRFKTINDTMGHLSGDRFIRLVSIRLKQSLPSGTSLYRHGGDEFIVLAELPNGRIEEVTEVILSVFKEPFEVEGTLLYTSASIGISQFPGHGPDAAALIKHADKAMYEAKELGGGRAQLFEHPELDQSEKLMRIESDLRVALDTDQLTLHYQPVIELGTARLEGFEALIRWQHPELGLVSPAEFIPVAERSSLIDDIGMWVLETASRQVAGWHTADPSLRLAVNVSIRQFRNPKFPGVVRNVLQVTQFPPDRLILEITESMMQDDAESRLVIEDLRALGVKFAIDDFGTGYSSLSKLGFLPIDYLKIDRSFTAEMGTHPPMQSIVQTIIDMGRNLDMLLIAEGIEDGLQADLLKKGGCQLGQGYLFSRPAPPETIEQQYGLSPVHLGTYMASSPQKAAADIPS, encoded by the coding sequence ATGGAACAGACATCACAGCGAGGCACCATCCCGAAATTCCTAGTATCCGTGGTCGCCATCATCTTCCTGTCCAGCCTGGCCTCTGAAGTCCTGATCGCTGTACTGCAATCGTATACAGGCAGTGTGCCGGGAGAAAGTTTCCTGAGAACAGGCATCCTGTTCCTGTTTGCTGTGCCTGCCCTGACAGTCGCACTGAAACAGGGCAGCCGGGCGGAATGGCGTCTTCAGCGACAGCTCGAAGAGAACAGGCTGATCCAGAAACAGCTGATGCGGTCGAACATCGAATTGGAATACAACGCAGCACACGATGCGCTGACCGGTCTGCCGAACCGTCTTAAGCTGTTCAGCGATCTGGAACTGAAAACTTCGTCATGGAAAGAGTTCAGCGTCCTGTCGCTGGATCTCGACCGGTTCAAGACCATCAACGATACGATGGGGCACTTATCCGGCGACCGGTTCATCAGACTCGTCAGCATCCGGCTGAAACAGTCGCTCCCGTCCGGCACATCACTGTACCGCCATGGCGGCGATGAATTCATCGTGCTGGCTGAACTTCCCAATGGCCGGATCGAAGAGGTCACCGAAGTGATCCTGTCCGTCTTCAAAGAACCCTTCGAAGTCGAAGGGACTCTCCTCTATACGTCCGCAAGCATCGGGATCAGCCAGTTCCCCGGGCATGGACCGGATGCGGCAGCTCTCATCAAACATGCGGACAAGGCCATGTATGAAGCGAAAGAACTCGGCGGCGGCAGAGCGCAGCTGTTCGAACATCCTGAACTCGATCAGAGTGAAAAGCTCATGCGGATCGAGAGTGATTTGCGGGTCGCACTCGATACGGACCAGCTGACCCTCCATTATCAGCCGGTCATCGAACTCGGGACCGCCCGGCTGGAAGGGTTCGAGGCGCTCATCCGCTGGCAGCACCCCGAGCTCGGCCTGGTCTCCCCTGCGGAATTCATACCGGTCGCGGAGCGTTCGAGCCTGATCGACGACATCGGCATGTGGGTGCTAGAGACCGCCAGCCGGCAAGTCGCCGGCTGGCACACAGCCGATCCATCCCTGCGGCTGGCCGTCAATGTGTCGATCCGCCAGTTCCGGAATCCGAAGTTCCCCGGTGTCGTCCGGAACGTCCTGCAAGTGACGCAGTTCCCGCCGGACAGGCTCATCCTCGAGATCACCGAGTCGATGATGCAGGATGATGCCGAATCACGGCTCGTCATCGAAGACCTCCGTGCACTCGGTGTCAAATTCGCAATCGACGACTTCGGGACGGGCTACTCCTCGCTCAGCAAGCTCGGGTTCCTGCCGATCGATTACTTGAAGATCGACCGGTCTTTCACGGCCGAGATGGGAACGCATCCGCCGATGCAGTCGATCGTCCAGACGATCATCGATATGGGCCGCAACCTGGATATGCTCCTGATTGCAGAAGGCATCGAAGACGGCCTGCAGGCGGACTTGCTGAAGAAGGGCGGCTGCCAGCTCGGACAGGGCTATCTGTTCAGCCGGCCGGCTCCTCCCGAAACGATCGAACAGCAATATGGCCTTTCCCCGGTACATTTGGGAACTTACATGGCTTCCTCGCCGCAAAAAGCGGCCGCCGACATTCCTTCATGA
- a CDS encoding carbohydrate kinase family protein, whose amino-acid sequence MEKTVVVYGDVFVDYIAQDPANTSFRPYLGGATVNAAAGAARLGAPVSFITVTGSDETSRFVRAELEREGVDLSPSIIRPEKRVNGVYVHLTADHDREFADYVNETPDIQVTEEDLDSGTFSNAAIFHICSGTMFHPAALMTTRRAVRLARQAGALVSFDANIRPLRWDSEERCREVTVSFLEQADVVKVTEEELLFMMEAEDLEEGLERLAAYDIPAVLLTRGEAGTLALIGGERFEVPAIPVEAIDTTGAGDAFTAGILCKIRQHGWPSDTQVWRDIIRFGNRMGALCVTKQGALSAMPYAGEIDSMDR is encoded by the coding sequence ATGGAGAAAACCGTCGTCGTCTACGGTGATGTATTCGTCGATTATATCGCACAGGATCCGGCCAATACATCATTCCGTCCGTATCTCGGAGGCGCGACAGTCAATGCGGCAGCCGGGGCCGCGCGTCTCGGCGCCCCGGTATCATTCATCACCGTGACGGGAAGCGACGAGACTTCAAGATTCGTCCGTGCGGAACTGGAACGGGAAGGCGTCGATCTGTCGCCATCCATCATCCGGCCTGAGAAACGGGTGAATGGCGTCTATGTGCACCTGACCGCCGACCATGACCGGGAGTTCGCGGATTATGTGAATGAAACGCCGGACATCCAAGTGACCGAAGAAGATCTCGACAGCGGAACTTTCAGCAATGCGGCCATTTTCCATATCTGTTCAGGGACGATGTTCCACCCGGCAGCGCTTATGACAACACGCCGTGCGGTCCGGCTCGCCCGGCAGGCAGGTGCTCTCGTATCCTTCGATGCCAACATCCGGCCGCTGCGCTGGGACAGCGAAGAGCGGTGCAGGGAGGTGACCGTATCCTTCCTGGAGCAGGCCGATGTCGTGAAAGTGACGGAAGAGGAATTGCTGTTCATGATGGAGGCGGAAGACCTGGAAGAAGGTCTTGAACGGCTGGCTGCCTATGACATTCCGGCTGTCCTGCTGACACGCGGGGAAGCCGGGACACTGGCCCTGATCGGCGGAGAACGGTTCGAGGTTCCCGCGATCCCAGTGGAAGCGATCGACACGACAGGTGCAGGCGATGCCTTCACGGCAGGGATCCTCTGCAAGATCCGCCAGCACGGCTGGCCGTCGGACACGCAAGTCTGGCGGGACATCATCCGGTTCGGCAACCGGATGGGCGCGCTGTGCGTGACGAAGCAGGGGGCCCTGTCCGCGATGCCGTATGCCGGTGAGATCGACAGCATGGATAGGTGA
- a CDS encoding tetratricopeptide repeat protein has translation MTENELLQAARIGDAAETARLLAEGADVQAADAEGRTALFLAVQHDHPTCVRLLLEAGSDPDRRDHTELTPFICAGANGFTESLQLMAGSGADPESVNRFGGTALLPAAEKAYLRTVEACLAAGVPVDHVNYLGWSALLEAVILGDGGRLYADVIQTLVEAGASAHLEDFDGRSAVRHADEQKQDRVLAILTGTLEDPVHPAVTEAKVLAGDGRWAAAAAAVEEALALDSDNLDLLYYAGYYLAEQGRCTKALAFYRQALAVEPAALEFHFYIARCFRQLGLTEEALREFDEGQARSHDGSFFLYHKSNYLRELGRHADAVQVMEQLVGRYPERYDFWFHLANSLRSLGRHEEAIRAIGHAAELQPGNPLYVTHREQSEKLLAEPR, from the coding sequence ATGACAGAGAACGAATTACTGCAAGCTGCGAGGATAGGGGACGCTGCAGAGACCGCCCGGCTGCTCGCAGAAGGTGCGGACGTACAGGCAGCGGATGCAGAGGGGCGCACCGCACTCTTCCTGGCGGTCCAGCACGATCATCCGACATGTGTCCGGCTGCTGCTGGAAGCGGGGAGCGATCCGGACCGGCGGGACCATACGGAACTGACGCCATTCATCTGCGCGGGGGCAAATGGGTTCACGGAATCCCTGCAGCTCATGGCGGGTTCAGGCGCGGATCCGGAAAGCGTGAACAGGTTCGGCGGGACGGCCCTGCTGCCGGCGGCTGAAAAAGCGTATTTACGGACGGTGGAAGCATGCCTGGCCGCAGGGGTCCCGGTCGATCATGTCAATTATCTCGGCTGGAGCGCGCTGCTGGAAGCCGTCATCTTAGGGGACGGAGGCCGGCTGTACGCCGACGTCATCCAGACGTTGGTGGAGGCGGGTGCTTCTGCTCATCTGGAGGACTTTGACGGCAGATCGGCAGTACGCCATGCGGATGAACAGAAGCAGGATCGTGTACTCGCCATTTTGACAGGCACTCTTGAAGATCCTGTGCATCCTGCGGTGACGGAGGCAAAAGTGCTTGCCGGGGACGGGCGGTGGGCGGCTGCCGCTGCAGCGGTCGAAGAGGCGCTTGCACTCGACAGCGACAATCTCGATCTGCTCTACTATGCCGGTTATTATCTGGCTGAACAGGGACGCTGTACAAAAGCGCTCGCCTTCTACAGACAGGCGCTCGCTGTGGAGCCGGCTGCGCTGGAATTCCACTTCTATATCGCCCGGTGCTTCCGGCAGCTCGGCCTGACGGAGGAGGCGCTCCGTGAATTCGATGAGGGGCAGGCCCGGTCCCATGACGGATCTTTCTTCCTTTATCACAAATCGAACTACTTACGGGAGCTCGGCCGTCACGCGGACGCAGTGCAGGTGATGGAACAGCTCGTCGGGCGCTACCCGGAACGGTATGATTTCTGGTTCCATCTGGCGAACAGCCTGCGCTCTCTCGGCCGTCATGAGGAAGCGATCCGTGCCATCGGCCATGCTGCCGAACTGCAGCCCGGCAATCCGCTGTATGTGACCCACCGGGAGCAGTCCGAGAAACTGCTGGCGGAACCCCGATGA
- a CDS encoding aminotransferase class V-fold PLP-dependent enzyme, whose protein sequence is MNHQQALQHTFEHARSYFPSLGDTYNGHPVLFFDNSAGAQVSRFVIDRVTDYYIHRNAQKGTIFKRTADMQQVIVEARQLAADLIGAAGHEEIAFGQNATNFFHLFAHHLGRDLTAGDHIIITEADHHANVNPWLELAERGIHVHVWHVDEYGSLEMEQYRELLDLRPKVVAAGWASNATGTVHPMKEIARLAHEAGALVVADGVQAASHLPMDVKEADVDFAAFSTYKIFGPHMGFGYFNRSHLERLDGWKIRKELEQDAYFFEVGSQNHEGIEGFIGSTEYLAQLTRDAEANGLSLAGTPFADASPGRRSTAGAMHFAQLYEQQLTSYFLKRLQEIPGVILYGRPAEEPAGRLPVFAFNIEGIGTDALGQALNDAGVEARTGNYLAISLMERLAGPFGGGALRISLVHYNTIEEIDRFFGILETARQKLT, encoded by the coding sequence ATGAATCATCAGCAAGCTTTGCAGCACACATTCGAACATGCACGCTCCTATTTCCCGAGTCTCGGTGACACCTACAACGGGCATCCCGTCCTGTTTTTCGACAATTCGGCGGGCGCACAAGTCTCCCGGTTTGTGATCGACCGGGTGACAGATTACTACATTCACCGCAATGCCCAGAAAGGGACGATCTTCAAGCGGACTGCCGACATGCAGCAGGTCATCGTCGAAGCGAGGCAGCTTGCGGCCGACCTGATCGGTGCAGCAGGCCATGAAGAGATCGCTTTTGGACAGAACGCAACAAATTTCTTCCATCTGTTCGCCCACCATCTCGGCCGGGACTTGACAGCAGGAGACCATATCATCATCACCGAGGCCGATCATCATGCCAACGTCAACCCGTGGCTGGAACTGGCCGAGCGCGGTATCCATGTACATGTATGGCATGTGGATGAATACGGCAGCCTGGAGATGGAGCAGTACAGGGAACTTCTTGACCTGCGGCCGAAAGTCGTCGCGGCCGGCTGGGCGTCGAACGCGACCGGCACCGTCCATCCGATGAAGGAGATTGCACGGCTCGCCCATGAAGCGGGCGCACTCGTCGTCGCAGACGGCGTGCAGGCGGCAAGCCACCTGCCGATGGACGTGAAAGAAGCGGATGTCGATTTCGCTGCGTTCTCGACGTACAAGATCTTCGGTCCCCACATGGGATTCGGATATTTCAACCGCAGCCATCTGGAACGGCTGGACGGCTGGAAGATCCGGAAAGAGCTCGAGCAGGACGCCTATTTCTTCGAAGTCGGCTCCCAGAATCATGAAGGCATCGAAGGGTTCATCGGCAGTACGGAATACTTGGCACAACTTACACGGGACGCCGAAGCGAACGGCCTGTCCCTCGCCGGCACTCCGTTCGCGGATGCGTCACCCGGACGCCGCAGCACAGCCGGGGCGATGCACTTCGCCCAGCTCTACGAACAGCAGCTGACGTCCTATTTCCTGAAGCGCCTCCAGGAAATCCCGGGTGTCATCCTGTACGGCCGCCCGGCAGAGGAACCGGCCGGCCGCCTGCCCGTGTTCGCTTTCAATATCGAGGGGATCGGCACGGATGCACTCGGACAGGCGCTGAATGACGCAGGCGTCGAAGCCCGCACAGGCAATTACCTGGCCATCTCCCTCATGGAGCGGCTCGCCGGGCCGTTCGGCGGCGGAGCGCTCCGCATCAGCCTTGTCCACTACAATACGATCGAGGAGATCGACCGGTTCTTCGGAATCCTGGAGACGGCACGTCAGAAGTTGACTTGA
- a CDS encoding IS1096 element passenger TnpR family protein: MKSYILKFTMLDMPEPVWRRVVMPAGATFNRLHSTIQHVTNFRSYYTDSPYHFFEIIVGGLCITDNPVRRDELKGNKELKPKQPTRLKIDTYIEEFKEFIYEYDLGDGWRFAVELEEIVDDYHFGFPTLLDAEGEAPPEDVGGPPGFEAFLETIRNPADPEHDHMLAWARSNGWRWYDKQHINRMLKTIKYGKTEWDKIDHDNHTILSDPYRDSEAEEPSVRRIAPETAAEAAPAEPAALSEEEQELEQYIRAMVNLYGFAEAEHVASLYSEQNGKTLSADDLLALVASSGIEASLKEDVIFVRNGHFLGPKLVHIDPDQFFKEIYGKPYFEPPKEQLLRYADSGYIERTPEIEELERLFLEQHVPQMQIDRILHTYMKDLSVWHANFMQAAVRLMESAGPLTEESINRIMPAAIQVSNTVRMIENRGYTPRELSELAPKSVQPAAGREPSKKTGRNDPCPCGSGKKYKKCCGK, encoded by the coding sequence ATGAAATCATACATCCTGAAATTTACAATGCTCGATATGCCTGAACCCGTCTGGCGGCGGGTGGTCATGCCGGCTGGCGCGACATTCAACCGGCTTCACTCGACCATCCAGCACGTCACCAACTTCCGAAGCTATTACACGGACAGCCCGTATCACTTCTTCGAAATCATTGTCGGCGGATTGTGCATCACGGACAACCCTGTCCGGCGCGACGAGCTGAAAGGCAATAAGGAACTCAAGCCGAAACAGCCGACCCGTCTCAAAATCGATACGTACATCGAAGAATTCAAAGAATTCATCTACGAATATGACCTCGGCGACGGCTGGCGGTTTGCAGTCGAGCTGGAAGAGATCGTCGACGACTACCACTTCGGATTCCCGACTCTGCTCGATGCAGAAGGGGAGGCGCCGCCCGAGGACGTCGGCGGACCGCCCGGATTCGAAGCCTTCCTGGAGACGATCCGGAATCCGGCCGACCCGGAGCATGATCATATGCTCGCCTGGGCGCGGAGCAATGGCTGGCGCTGGTACGACAAGCAGCATATCAACCGGATGCTGAAGACCATCAAATACGGCAAGACGGAGTGGGACAAGATCGATCACGACAACCATACGATCCTCAGCGATCCGTACCGGGACTCCGAAGCGGAGGAGCCGTCTGTCCGGCGTATCGCGCCAGAGACCGCTGCAGAAGCCGCTCCGGCTGAACCGGCCGCCCTCTCCGAAGAGGAGCAGGAACTCGAACAGTACATCCGGGCGATGGTCAATCTGTATGGTTTTGCCGAGGCCGAGCATGTCGCCTCGCTGTACAGCGAACAGAACGGCAAGACACTGTCTGCAGACGATCTGCTTGCACTTGTGGCATCTTCCGGAATCGAAGCGAGCCTGAAGGAGGATGTCATCTTCGTCAGGAACGGGCATTTCCTCGGGCCGAAACTCGTGCACATCGATCCCGACCAATTCTTCAAGGAGATCTACGGCAAGCCGTATTTCGAGCCGCCGAAAGAACAGCTTCTCCGCTATGCGGATTCCGGGTATATCGAGCGCACCCCGGAAATCGAAGAGCTGGAGCGCCTGTTCCTCGAGCAGCACGTCCCGCAGATGCAGATCGACCGCATCCTGCATACGTATATGAAGGACCTGTCCGTCTGGCATGCGAACTTCATGCAGGCGGCGGTGCGCCTCATGGAATCGGCCGGCCCGCTGACCGAGGAGAGCATCAACCGGATCATGCCGGCCGCCATCCAGGTGTCCAATACGGTCCGGATGATCGAGAACCGGGGCTACACTCCGCGGGAGCTGAGTGAACTGGCACCGAAATCCGTGCAGCCTGCAGCTGGCCGCGAACCTTCCAAGAAAACGGGCCGCAACGACCCATGTCCTTGCGGCAGCGGGAAGAAATACAAGAAATGCTGCGGGAAATGA
- a CDS encoding sulfite exporter TauE/SafE family protein, which produces MEYVLLSITAMVAMTLGTLAGGGGLITMPAMLLMGFPIHSTIGASKISTTVSSFSTFLTVLLKKQITLRESWWILPVSLTGGVLGGVFATHISDKTLFHIAIVLLIGAFFTSFLSKADFSGTAALQPKRSGVFGFIGVGLYDGLFGPGQGTLLLFLFNHLRVSYLRAIGFMRLATFSSGFGAAVSYIYMGKIIWPAAIALVIGSLSGAQLGVRIAEKLNPVHVRVLLRLVIIGLLVQLLVKAVL; this is translated from the coding sequence ATGGAATACGTTCTTCTCTCCATCACAGCGATGGTCGCCATGACGCTCGGCACGCTCGCAGGCGGCGGCGGGCTGATCACCATGCCCGCCATGCTCCTGATGGGCTTTCCGATCCACTCCACTATCGGCGCCAGTAAAATATCGACAACGGTCAGCTCGTTCTCGACATTCCTGACCGTGCTGCTCAAAAAGCAGATCACCCTCCGTGAGTCCTGGTGGATCCTGCCTGTGTCGCTGACCGGCGGCGTCCTCGGCGGCGTCTTCGCGACCCACATTTCGGATAAAACCTTATTCCATATCGCCATCGTGCTGCTGATCGGCGCATTCTTCACATCTTTCCTCTCGAAAGCCGACTTTTCGGGGACGGCGGCCCTTCAGCCGAAACGCAGCGGGGTGTTCGGCTTCATCGGCGTCGGCCTGTATGACGGCCTGTTCGGGCCGGGCCAGGGGACGCTGCTGCTGTTCCTGTTCAACCATCTCCGTGTTTCGTACTTGCGGGCCATCGGCTTCATGCGGCTTGCGACATTCTCCAGCGGCTTCGGCGCAGCTGTCAGCTACATCTATATGGGCAAGATCATCTGGCCGGCCGCCATCGCGCTCGTCATCGGCTCGCTCTCCGGGGCCCAACTCGGTGTGCGGATCGCAGAAAAGCTCAATCCGGTGCATGTCCGGGTGCTGCTGCGTCTCGTCATCATCGGACTGCTCGTGCAGCTTCTCGTCAAAGCGGTCCTATAG
- a CDS encoding GNAT family N-acetyltransferase, producing MLTEEQLTAIRQLQEVCETHDGVEMKLNWDMLKSRKGDQEDFFIWKDGTLIAYLALYAFGSTVEVCGMVLPQERRHGHFTRLWEEAQEAIRAGGFRKVLLNAPGESRSAKGWLAGQPCSYSFSEFHMQWAEQPVGDNPGIAMRLSEPADKAFEVELDAEAFSLTAADAEHYYEERLARQDERRYIIEADGNPSGKIRVARSAGESYISGFAVASGLRGQGIGGEALRWILQHEAPTGNTICLDVETRNANALKLYERIGFERKQQQDYYEAALPFIQ from the coding sequence ATGCTGACAGAAGAACAGCTCACCGCCATCCGGCAGCTGCAGGAGGTTTGTGAGACGCACGACGGCGTGGAAATGAAGCTGAATTGGGATATGCTGAAAAGCCGCAAAGGCGATCAGGAGGACTTTTTCATATGGAAGGACGGAACGCTCATCGCCTATCTGGCATTATATGCATTCGGGTCGACGGTGGAAGTGTGCGGAATGGTGCTGCCACAGGAGCGCCGGCACGGCCATTTCACCCGTCTGTGGGAAGAGGCGCAGGAGGCCATCCGTGCCGGCGGATTCAGGAAAGTGCTGCTGAATGCACCCGGTGAATCGCGTTCCGCCAAAGGCTGGCTTGCGGGACAGCCCTGCAGCTATTCATTTTCCGAATTCCACATGCAGTGGGCGGAACAGCCGGTCGGCGACAATCCGGGAATTGCCATGCGGCTTTCGGAGCCGGCCGACAAAGCATTCGAAGTGGAGCTCGATGCCGAAGCGTTCTCACTGACCGCTGCAGATGCCGAGCACTATTACGAGGAACGTCTGGCCCGGCAGGATGAACGCCGCTACATCATCGAAGCGGACGGAAACCCATCAGGCAAGATCCGGGTCGCCCGGAGTGCTGGTGAATCATACATCTCCGGATTCGCGGTCGCATCCGGCCTGCGCGGCCAAGGGATCGGCGGGGAGGCACTGCGCTGGATCTTGCAGCACGAAGCGCCGACCGGCAACACGATCTGCCTGGACGTCGAAACCCGCAACGCCAATGCGCTGAAGCTGTACGAGCGTATCGGATTCGAACGCAAACAGCAGCAGGACTACTATGAAGCGGCACTGCCATTCATCCAATAA
- a CDS encoding NupC/NupG family nucleoside CNT transporter produces the protein MNILTGLLGCLVILFIAFLLSDNKRKINYRLVGIGVVLQILFGYLVLKSSGGRAVIEKFSGGVQNIIHYGNEGLAFVFGSLADSSAPTGFIFGIRVAAMAIFVTALISLLYHFGIMQFFVKIIGGGLAKLLGTSKPESLTAASNIFLGLQEAPVIIKPYIKTLTRSELFAVMVGGLASVAGGTMLAYAALGIPINYLLSASFMAAPAGLVFAKILIPETEVPVNAVDEAPKEMIGEGGVKPGAIDAVTKGAAEGLKMAGLIIAMLIAFISLLAMVNGILGGIGGWFGHPDISLEQILGYIFSPLAFVMGVPWSEAMTAGNLLGQKVILNEMVAFTAFQPMIDALSEKTVAILTFSLCGFANIGSLGILIASMTAFADNQRAVVAKLGFKAVLAGTLANLMSGTIAGMFM, from the coding sequence ATGAATATTTTAACGGGCCTGCTCGGATGCCTGGTCATCCTGTTCATAGCTTTTTTGCTCTCGGATAACAAGCGGAAAATCAATTACCGCCTCGTCGGAATTGGCGTTGTGCTGCAGATCCTGTTCGGCTACCTTGTCCTGAAGTCCTCAGGCGGCCGGGCGGTCATTGAGAAGTTCTCGGGCGGCGTCCAGAACATCATCCATTACGGAAATGAAGGACTCGCTTTTGTCTTCGGCAGTCTGGCGGATTCGTCCGCACCGACAGGCTTCATCTTCGGCATCCGGGTGGCGGCGATGGCGATCTTCGTCACCGCACTCATCTCGCTGCTGTACCACTTCGGCATCATGCAGTTCTTCGTCAAGATCATCGGCGGAGGGCTGGCCAAACTTCTCGGTACGAGCAAGCCGGAATCGCTGACCGCAGCGTCGAACATCTTCCTCGGGCTGCAGGAAGCACCGGTCATCATCAAGCCGTACATCAAGACGCTGACCCGTTCAGAGCTGTTCGCAGTCATGGTCGGCGGACTCGCCTCTGTCGCGGGCGGAACGATGCTCGCGTATGCCGCACTCGGGATTCCGATCAACTACCTGCTGTCGGCAAGTTTCATGGCAGCGCCGGCAGGCCTCGTGTTCGCCAAGATCCTCATTCCGGAAACGGAAGTGCCGGTCAATGCGGTCGATGAAGCCCCGAAGGAAATGATCGGGGAAGGCGGCGTCAAACCGGGCGCGATCGATGCCGTGACAAAAGGGGCTGCGGAAGGACTGAAGATGGCGGGCTTGATCATCGCCATGCTGATCGCCTTCATCTCCCTGCTCGCCATGGTCAACGGGATCCTCGGCGGGATCGGCGGCTGGTTCGGCCATCCGGATATCTCGCTCGAACAGATTCTCGGCTATATCTTCTCGCCGCTCGCCTTCGTCATGGGAGTCCCTTGGTCGGAAGCGATGACAGCGGGCAACCTGCTCGGCCAGAAAGTGATCTTGAACGAAATGGTTGCGTTCACAGCATTTCAGCCGATGATCGATGCCCTGTCCGAGAAGACGGTTGCCATCCTGACATTCTCGCTGTGCGGATTCGCAAACATCGGATCACTCGGGATCCTGATTGCGAGCATGACGGCATTCGCTGACAACCAGCGGGCGGTCGTTGCAAAACTCGGCTTCAAAGCCGTTCTCGCCGGTACCCTCGCCAACCTGATGAGCGGTACGATCGCCGGCATGTTCATGTAA